A stretch of the Acyrthosiphon pisum isolate AL4f chromosome A2, pea_aphid_22Mar2018_4r6ur, whole genome shotgun sequence genome encodes the following:
- the LOC107883358 gene encoding uncharacterized protein LOC107883358, giving the protein MVLLRISYAAELAPVGAEGTLRGIVGTTLEEIGVPIGSFIGGYLFYHFGSITSYKCINGFALAVCICQMTIQKLINRFSKNDTVKEEVSCSSYFTVDPKLSVNDNLI; this is encoded by the exons ATGGTTTTATTACGCATTTCGTACGCGGCAGAACTAGCTCCCGTCGGTGCCGAGGGAACTCTTCGAGGTATCGTTGGAACAACTCTGGAGGAAATAG gtgTTCCCATCGGTAGCTTCATTGGTGGTTATCTGTTTTATCATTTCGGAAGTATTACTTCGTACAAGTGTATAAATGGTTTTGCTTTAGCAGTATGTATTTGTCAAATGACgattcaaaaattgataaatcgtttttctaaaaatgaCACTGTCAAAGAAGAAGTGTCTTGTTCTAGTTATTTTACCGTTGATCCTAAATTGAGTGTTAAtgataatcttatataa
- the LOC103308950 gene encoding tigger transposable element-derived protein 6-like produces the protein MSSKRKCLSISDKKKIIEEIESGKKKKEVADSFKIPFSSLSTILKQKEAILNTTDAQSSRKKRRLSEFPRIEQCLFTWFNQVRQQNIPVSGILIKEKAKSYAEMFGISDFNASDGWLSNFKKRHNFVFKKICGESASVDEDICNDWQMKLQDLLCEYDPKNVFNADETGLFFKCLPDRTLTFKNEKCHGGKLSKERVTLLFAVNMDGSEKLRPLFIGKSAKPRCFKNVKSLPVTYKNNKKSWMTTKLWNEWLETLNNDMRKQHRKIIIFVDNCTAHNNPPTLSNVRIEFLPANTTSKLQPLDQGIIKNFKLLYRKEIVSEFLACLDNNDSPKVTVLTAIIISHKAWNNVTTQTIQNCFRKCGFVKTIDNEEEEIPMTLEVDTQHNTLSTVLNDQLTFEDYVAIDDDLAVCGSLTDDEIFASFNNEEGYDEENDEEESPEDPIVNSKEAKLGLRAVLSYLQRHDIDDNVFSSILNLDNTIDKVNSSSCKQSKISDFFKK, from the coding sequence ATGAGTTCAAAACGAAAGTGTTTGTCAATTTCggacaagaaaaaaattattgaagaaatCGAGAgtggtaaaaagaaaaaagaagtCGCAGATAGTTTTAAAATTCCTTTTTCGTCACTTTCTACAATTTTGAAACAGAAAGAAGCAATTCTTAATACAACTGACGCACAAAGTAGCCGGAAAAAGAGACGACTAAGTGAGTTTCCCCGTATAGAACAATGTTTATTCACTTGGTTCAATCAAGTTAGGCAGCAAAATATTCCCGTGAGTGGTATTTTAATCAAAGAAAAAGCTAAAAGTTATGCTGAAATGTTTGGAATCTCTGATTTTAATGCTAGTGACGGTTGgttatctaattttaaaaagcgACATAACTTCgtgttcaaaaaaatttgtGGAGAAAGTGCAAGTGTCGATGAAGATATCTGTAACGACTGGCAGATGAAACTTCAAGATTTATTATGTGAGTACGATCCGAAAAATGTGTTCAATGCTGACGAGACAGgactgttttttaaatgtttacctgACCGAACACTaacgtttaaaaatgaaaagtgcCATGGAGGGAAACTTAGTAAGGAGCGAGTCACTTTACTTTTTGCGGTAAATATGGATGGATCGGAGAAGTTAAGGCctttatttataggtaagtcCGCTAAACCTAGGtgctttaaaaatgtcaaatctTTGCCGGTGAcgtataaaaacaacaaaaaatcgtGGATGACAACCAAACTGTGGAACGAATGGCTTGAAACTCTCAATAATGACATGCGAAAACaacatagaaaaattataatttttgttgataattgcACTGCACATAACAACCCCCCAACTCTCTCTAATGTACGAATTGAGTTTCTTCCAGCAAACACAACCTCGAAACTCCAACCTCTGGACCAAGGCattattaaaaacttcaaaCTTCTATATCGAAAGGAAATTGTATCTGAATTTTTGGCTTGCTTGGATAATAATGATTCTCCGAAAGTAACCGTTTTGACTGCTATAATAATCAGCCACAAAGCTTGGAACAATGTGACTACACAAACAATTCAAAACTGCTTTAGAAAATGTGGATTTGTGAAAACTATTGATAATGAAGAAGAAGAAATCCCTATGACTTTAGAAGTTGACACTCAACATAACACATTATCGACTGTTCTAAACGATCAATTGACGTTTGAAGATTATGTTGCTATCGACGATGATTTGGCTGTCTGTGGGTCTCTTACAGACGATGAGATTTTTGCCAGTTTTAATAACGAAGAAGGTTATGACGAAGAAAATGACGAAGAAGAATCTCCTGAAGACCCCATCGTAAACTCGAAGGAAGCCAAATTAGGTCTTCGCGCCGTCTTAAGTTACTTACAGAGACATGATATTGACGACAATGTGTTTTCTAGCATTTTAAATCTGGACAATACTATTGATAAGGTAAACTCAAGCAGTTGCAAACAATCAAAAAtatctgatttttttaaaaaataa
- the LOC100159926 gene encoding major facilitator superfamily domain-containing protein 6-like, whose product MKMHFFLAMADIAGSLVRVLYVKYAGLAPIIPFLSTMSKQRGYSPVIVGLIFTVLPIPGLLVRPVTGAITDKYKCRKSAFILTVVIISIFISMLMFIPGSAVKTITDDENVMMSPLFWLFFCTITLLNTASNARTILEDTICVDLLDEDKTKYGLQRMWGAIGWGTMSIVSGVCVDWFSKGLEYKNYTPGFIISLICYLLDIYVVSRIAIIQTREIQAGPSNIKKVLTKISVLSFLLWVVIYGMLLSFVWYFVFLYLEDLSNLYHPEMKTYIKTIQGLSLTIQCFGGEVPFFFLSNFIIKRIGYMNVFSLMFLVFAVRFYLYSIITNPVWVLPVEMFNGITYALAYSAAISYAGDLAPDGAKGTLQGIVGMSLSGIGSPIGCFVGGFLFNRFGSITSFKLLSLFALSVCFTQTIANQLINRFSKNNNVKGEVSN is encoded by the exons GATTAGCTCCGATAATCCCATTCTTGTCAACAATGTCGAAGCAAAGGGGCTATTCGCCAGTCATCGTCGGTTTAATCTTCACAGTACTCCCAATTCCGGGTTTATTGGTACGGCCAGTTACTGGTGCAATCACAGATAAATACAAATGCCGCAAATCAGCGTTTATTTTGACTGtagtaattataagtatatttataagtatgcTGATGTTCATACCGGGCTCGGCTGTCAAAACAATAACAGACGATGAGAATGTGATGATGTCACCGTTGTTTTGGTTATTTTTCTGCACAATAACCTTACTCAATACAGCTTCTAATGCAAGAACTATTTTGGAAGACACGATATGCGTCgatttattgg atGAAGACAAAACTAAATACGGCCTTCAGAGAATGTGGGGCGCAATTGGTTGGGGCACTATGTCCATTGTATCTGGTGTGTGTGTAGACTGGTTCAGTAAAGGACtagaatacaaaaattatacgcctggtttcattatttcattgatATGTTATCTTTTAGATATATATGTGGTATCAAGAATTGCG attATCCAAACCAGGGAAATTCAAGCTGGAccatctaatattaaaaaagtattgacTAAAATAAGTGTACTATCATTTCTTTTATGGGTTGTCATATATGGAATGTTACTTTCATTTGTatggtattttgtattttt gtatctgGAAGACTTGTCAAACCTTTACCATCCTGAAATGAAAACTTACATAAAGACTATTCAAGGGTTGTCATTGACAATACAATGCTTCGGTGGAGAAGTCCCATTTTTCTTTCTGtcga ATTTCATAATTAAACGTATCGGTTACATGAACGTGTTTTCTTTGATGTTCTTGGTGTTTGCTGTCAGATTCTACCTGTATTCAATAATTACAAATCCCGTTTGGGTTTTACCAGTGGAAATGTTCAACGGCATAACGTATGCATTGGCGTACTCAGCAGCCATTTCTTACGCAGGAGACTTAGCTCCTGACGGTGCCAAAGGAACACTACAAGGGATCGTTGGAATGTCATTGTCGGGTATAG gatCACCCATCGGTTGCTTCGTTGgtggttttttatttaaccGATTCGGAAGCATTACTTCGTTCAAATTGTTAAGCCTATTTGCGTTATCAGTATGCTTTACTCAAACAATTGCAAATCAGTTGATAAATcgattttctaaaaacaataatgttaaaGGAGAAGTGtctaattag